Proteins encoded together in one Formosa sp. Hel3_A1_48 window:
- a CDS encoding PASTA domain-containing protein, with amino-acid sequence MNFFRFLFSTSIIKQLCLAIVACIIFSFLTLKWLKSYTNHGTFVEVPNLVGLSLDDAETTLQNFDLRTQVQDSSNYNPKYPSGAVIEQEPLAGEKVKENRKIYLILNPSDYRKVIIPDVIRSTLRQTRPTLEALGFRIGKLIYVDDLGRDEVLELRFRGQKINAGDLIKKTSAIDLVLGNGNRKLN; translated from the coding sequence ATGAATTTTTTCAGATTTTTATTCAGTACATCGATAATCAAACAACTTTGTTTGGCTATTGTGGCCTGTATTATTTTTTCATTTTTGACCCTCAAATGGTTAAAATCCTACACCAACCATGGCACATTTGTAGAAGTCCCAAATTTGGTTGGCTTATCATTGGATGATGCCGAAACAACTCTACAAAATTTTGACCTTAGAACACAAGTTCAAGATTCTTCAAATTACAATCCAAAATACCCTTCGGGAGCTGTAATAGAACAAGAGCCATTGGCCGGCGAAAAAGTCAAAGAAAATAGAAAAATATATTTGATTTTAAACCCATCAGATTATAGAAAAGTTATTATTCCTGACGTTATTCGCAGTACATTACGTCAAACACGCCCTACTTTAGAAGCACTTGGTTTTAGAATTGGAAAATTGATTTATGTTGATGATCTCGGTAGAGATGAAGTCCTTGAACTGCGTTTTAGAGGTCAAAAAATTAATGCTGGGGACTTGATTAAGAAAACTTCAGCTATTGACCTTGTATTAGGAAATGGAAATCGAAAGTTAAATTAA
- a CDS encoding D-alanine--D-alanine ligase → MKHNIAIIMGGFSSEAAISLKSGQVVFQHLPKEIYAAYCIHISKEKWVYMAPNGEEFPINMSDFSVAINGEIIHFDCVFNAIHGAPGEDGFMQAYFELLDIPHSSCGMYQAALTFNKRDCLNVLKAYDVPTAISYALNKGDSVNAKEIIDRVGLPCFVKANRAGSSFGVTKVHQIEDLQSAIDIAFEHDDELIIESFLDGTEVSVGVLRYKGELIVLPITEIVSENDFFDYEAKYLGKSEEITPARISKKQEENVRTMAKSIYEILKMDGFTRSEFIFKDDTPYFLEMNTVPGLTEESILPQQAACAGISLSELFTNAIEEALAKNV, encoded by the coding sequence ATGAAACACAACATTGCCATCATCATGGGTGGATTTTCCAGCGAAGCCGCCATTTCACTTAAAAGTGGACAGGTAGTTTTTCAGCATCTTCCAAAAGAAATCTATGCCGCATATTGCATTCATATTTCTAAAGAAAAATGGGTATATATGGCTCCCAACGGAGAAGAATTCCCCATAAATATGAGTGATTTTTCTGTTGCCATTAATGGCGAAATTATTCATTTCGATTGTGTGTTTAATGCCATTCATGGTGCGCCGGGTGAAGATGGATTTATGCAAGCGTATTTTGAATTGTTGGACATTCCACACAGCAGTTGTGGGATGTATCAAGCCGCACTTACGTTCAATAAACGTGATTGCCTCAATGTTTTGAAAGCATATGATGTTCCTACAGCGATTTCCTATGCCCTGAACAAGGGTGATAGCGTTAATGCTAAAGAAATTATTGATCGTGTTGGACTCCCCTGTTTTGTAAAAGCTAATCGTGCTGGAAGTAGTTTTGGGGTCACTAAAGTGCATCAAATAGAAGATCTTCAATCGGCAATAGATATTGCTTTTGAACATGACGATGAATTGATTATTGAGTCGTTTTTGGACGGAACGGAAGTTTCTGTGGGTGTGCTTCGTTATAAGGGCGAATTGATAGTTTTGCCCATCACCGAAATTGTTTCAGAAAATGATTTTTTTGATTACGAAGCCAAATATTTAGGAAAATCAGAAGAAATCACACCAGCACGTATTTCCAAAAAACAAGAGGAGAATGTACGAACGATGGCCAAATCCATTTATGAAATTCTAAAAATGGATGGTTTTACTAGAAGTGAATTTATTTTTAAAGACGATACGCCCTATTTTTTAGAAATGAATACCGTCCCGGGATTGACTGAAGAAAGTATTCTACCTCAGCAAGCGGCTTGTGCCGGAATTAGCTTATCAGAATTGTTTACAAATGCTATTGAAGAAGCACTAGCTAAAAATGTTTAA
- the coaD gene encoding pantetheine-phosphate adenylyltransferase, whose amino-acid sequence MKRAIFPGSFDPITLGHCDIIHRGVTLFDEVIVAIGENSAKDYMFSLEERKSFIENTFEGNSKIRVMTYSGLTTDFCKKINADFILRGLRNPADFEFEKAIAHTNRNIGDIETVFLLTSVETSFISSSIVREIIHYQGDYKKMVPAAVYSK is encoded by the coding sequence ATGAAACGTGCAATTTTTCCAGGATCATTTGACCCTATTACGCTAGGGCATTGTGATATTATCCATCGTGGGGTAACGCTTTTTGATGAAGTGATTGTTGCTATTGGCGAAAATTCTGCAAAAGATTATATGTTTTCATTAGAAGAACGCAAATCCTTTATTGAAAATACATTTGAAGGGAATTCAAAAATAAGAGTCATGACCTATTCGGGTTTGACTACTGATTTTTGTAAAAAAATTAACGCCGATTTTATTCTAAGAGGCCTTCGAAATCCTGCCGATTTTGAATTTGAAAAAGCCATCGCCCATACCAATAGAAACATTGGTGATATTGAAACTGTTTTCCTGCTGACTTCTGTAGAAACCTCCTTTATATCCTCTTCAATTGTACGTGAAATCATTCACTACCAGGGCGATTATAAAAAAATGGTGCCTGCTGCGGTTTACTCTAAATAA
- a CDS encoding SulP family inorganic anion transporter — translation MREFIRKRSANAKNDILSGLTVALALVPEAVAFAFVAGVDPLVGLYAAFMIGLITSIFGGRPGMISGATGALAVVMVSLVAQGNAMGEPAENLGLYYLFITVILMGFIQIFAGVLKLGKFVRLIPHPVMMGFVNGLAIVIFLSQLGMFKTSGNDGLVWMQGQELWTMIGLVILTMGIMFGLPKLTKKLPEALVAILVVSSLVIFGNLDVATVGSFIRDGGGEGLKGGLPELQWAIFEVIPFNFETLRFIGPYAVILAAIGLIESLMTLNLIDELTESRGNSNKECIAQGSANVITGLFGGMGGCAMIGQSIINIKGGGRGRLSGIVAALALLAFILFASNLIEQVPIAALVGVMFMVVIGTFAWSSFRIMNKIPFADVVVLILVSTVTVFFDLAIAVVSGVIVSALVFSWENAKRIRARKRIKPDGTKTYEIWGPLFFGSISAFNQKFDVKNDPDAIEIDFVESRVSDHSAIEAIFNLVNKYNSAGKTIKLKHLSQDCKVLLYKSSPLFKDVIIEAIDDPRYHLVENPEAFTKGLSEYSL, via the coding sequence ATGAGAGAATTTATTCGTAAGCGTTCGGCAAATGCAAAAAATGATATTTTAAGTGGTTTAACGGTTGCGCTGGCTTTGGTTCCCGAGGCTGTTGCTTTTGCATTTGTTGCTGGGGTAGATCCTTTGGTGGGCTTGTATGCAGCTTTCATGATTGGTTTGATTACCTCAATTTTTGGTGGTCGACCAGGAATGATTAGTGGTGCAACAGGCGCATTGGCCGTAGTTATGGTGAGCTTGGTGGCTCAAGGCAATGCTATGGGCGAACCTGCGGAAAATTTAGGCTTATATTATTTATTTATCACCGTCATATTGATGGGTTTTATTCAAATTTTTGCTGGTGTATTGAAACTGGGGAAGTTTGTTCGATTAATTCCTCATCCTGTTATGATGGGTTTTGTTAATGGATTGGCCATTGTGATTTTCCTTTCTCAATTAGGAATGTTCAAAACATCTGGTAATGATGGACTTGTTTGGATGCAAGGACAAGAACTTTGGACCATGATAGGGCTAGTTATTCTTACAATGGGTATCATGTTTGGATTGCCAAAACTCACCAAAAAACTTCCTGAAGCCCTAGTTGCTATTCTCGTAGTTTCTAGTCTTGTTATTTTTGGAAATTTAGATGTTGCTACAGTCGGAAGTTTCATTAGAGATGGAGGAGGTGAAGGGTTGAAAGGTGGCCTTCCTGAATTGCAATGGGCTATTTTTGAAGTTATTCCGTTTAATTTTGAAACTCTACGCTTCATTGGTCCTTATGCTGTAATTTTAGCAGCCATTGGCCTTATCGAATCTTTGATGACGCTAAATCTTATTGATGAACTTACAGAAAGCCGAGGAAACTCCAATAAAGAGTGTATAGCTCAGGGCAGTGCCAACGTAATTACTGGACTTTTTGGCGGTATGGGAGGTTGCGCCATGATTGGACAATCGATTATCAACATTAAAGGGGGTGGAAGAGGTCGACTCTCAGGAATTGTTGCTGCATTAGCACTTTTGGCGTTTATTTTATTTGCGTCCAATCTGATAGAGCAAGTACCAATAGCAGCGCTAGTTGGCGTTATGTTCATGGTTGTTATTGGAACATTTGCCTGGTCTAGTTTTAGAATTATGAATAAGATTCCATTCGCTGATGTTGTCGTACTTATTTTGGTTTCAACGGTAACTGTATTTTTCGATTTAGCTATTGCTGTAGTTTCTGGTGTTATCGTTAGTGCGTTGGTTTTTTCTTGGGAAAATGCAAAACGTATTCGAGCGCGAAAGCGGATCAAACCTGACGGCACCAAAACTTATGAAATATGGGGGCCATTATTTTTTGGAAGTATTTCAGCTTTTAATCAAAAATTTGATGTCAAAAACGACCCCGATGCTATAGAGATTGATTTTGTCGAATCTAGAGTCAGTGATCATTCTGCCATTGAAGCAATTTTCAATTTGGTGAATAAGTACAATAGTGCTGGGAAAACAATCAAATTGAAGCATTTAAGTCAAGATTGCAAAGTACTTTTGTACAAATCCAGTCCTCTGTTCAAAGACGTTATTATTGAGGCGATTGATGATCCACGTTATCATTTGGTCGAAAATCCAGAAGCATTTACCAAAGGACTTTCAGAGTATTCGCTGTAA
- a CDS encoding NUDIX hydrolase — MQKIFVGNKPIILTTKVEAETDFKNYLIDSVDIHKILHNLKKEKYKSIRLVGDNEKLLLKKFLELLPNVVAGGGKVLNSEGRILFIFRNGKWDLPKGKAENKETIDQTALREVEEETGVEDLKITKPLEITYHIFKRNDKYFIKKTYWFEMFSTYTGDLKPQKNEGITKVKWVSPKKLIKVRKNIYANIEALI, encoded by the coding sequence ATGCAAAAAATTTTTGTTGGCAATAAGCCCATAATTCTCACTACAAAGGTAGAAGCTGAGACAGATTTCAAAAATTATCTGATCGATTCTGTCGATATTCATAAAATACTTCACAACTTAAAAAAAGAAAAATACAAGTCTATTCGTCTTGTAGGCGATAATGAAAAGCTTTTACTTAAGAAGTTTTTGGAATTGTTACCAAATGTTGTAGCTGGAGGGGGTAAGGTTCTTAATTCTGAGGGTCGTATTTTATTTATTTTTCGTAATGGAAAATGGGATTTACCAAAAGGTAAAGCCGAAAACAAAGAAACTATCGATCAAACGGCTTTAAGAGAAGTTGAAGAAGAAACAGGTGTTGAAGATTTAAAAATCACAAAGCCACTTGAAATTACGTATCATATTTTTAAAAGAAACGATAAATATTTTATAAAAAAAACCTACTGGTTTGAAATGTTTTCAACTTATACTGGCGATTTAAAACCTCAAAAAAATGAAGGTATCACAAAAGTTAAATGGGTAAGTCCAAAAAAACTAATAAAAGTTAGAAAAAATATTTATGCCAACATCGAAGCGCTCATTTAG
- the pyrE gene encoding orotate phosphoribosyltransferase: MIFNKNTAKKTAEVLLQINAIKLNPKDPFNWASGWKSPIYCDNRMVLSYPVMRNYIKNEMAKNLESIYGKPDVIAGVATGAIGIGALVAEALGLPFVYVRPEAKKHGRKNQIEGHLDKGQNVVVIEDLISTGKSSLAAVDALESAGANVKGMIAIFSYGFQVSKDNFSEKKVDLYTLSNYESLLEQALDTGFINDKEVEVLSKWNANPAQWAI; encoded by the coding sequence ATGATTTTTAACAAAAATACTGCAAAGAAAACCGCTGAGGTTTTACTTCAGATCAATGCCATTAAACTAAATCCAAAAGATCCTTTCAACTGGGCATCGGGATGGAAATCTCCAATTTATTGCGACAACAGAATGGTCCTATCGTACCCTGTAATGCGAAATTATATTAAAAATGAGATGGCCAAAAATTTAGAAAGTATTTATGGAAAACCCGACGTCATTGCTGGCGTAGCAACAGGTGCCATAGGAATTGGCGCATTGGTTGCAGAAGCGCTAGGATTGCCTTTTGTATATGTGCGGCCAGAAGCCAAGAAACATGGTCGTAAAAACCAAATAGAAGGCCATTTGGATAAGGGACAGAATGTAGTTGTGATTGAAGACCTTATAAGTACAGGTAAGAGCAGTCTAGCCGCCGTAGATGCTCTTGAAAGCGCAGGCGCTAACGTAAAGGGTATGATTGCTATATTTAGCTATGGCTTTCAGGTGTCTAAAGACAATTTTTCAGAAAAAAAGGTAGATTTGTACACCTTAAGTAATTATGAAAGCCTTCTAGAGCAAGCCCTCGATACAGGGTTTATCAACGATAAGGAAGTAGAAGTTCTATCCAAGTGGAATGCAAATCCTGCCCAATGGGCAATATAA
- a CDS encoding orotate phosphoribosyltransferase — translation MNLESPKINISKSAEKVFNFLSDVKNFQALMPENITKFELMDNDKFIFALSGMPEIILQKKEENPPNTIKLGAAGGKLDFSLSANITALAENESTVQLQFTGNFNPMMGMMIKGPITKFIETLALNIPLSV, via the coding sequence ATGAATTTAGAATCTCCAAAAATCAATATTTCAAAATCAGCTGAAAAGGTTTTTAATTTCCTTTCAGATGTAAAAAACTTCCAGGCTTTAATGCCCGAAAACATCACTAAATTTGAGTTGATGGATAATGATAAATTTATTTTCGCCTTAAGCGGTATGCCTGAAATTATTTTACAAAAAAAAGAAGAAAACCCGCCTAATACTATAAAACTTGGCGCTGCTGGCGGTAAATTGGATTTCTCTCTGAGTGCAAATATTACAGCATTGGCTGAAAATGAAAGTACTGTTCAGCTACAATTCACTGGAAATTTCAACCCCATGATGGGCATGATGATTAAAGGCCCAATCACAAAATTTATTGAAACTCTTGCTCTAAATATTCCACTATCAGTCTAG
- a CDS encoding biotin--[acetyl-CoA-carboxylase] ligase, with amino-acid sequence MQIIKLNAIDSTNVYLRGLVSEIPLEDFAVVTAEYQSNGRGQRATKWESEKSKNLIISILKKDIRLKLENQFMLNIIVSLAVHKTLKALQIPNLSIKWPNDILSRQNKIGGILIDLVTKKNKIDHAIIGIGLNVNQIEFEQLPKAASLKKITGINYDLNELLHYLVDNLKYYFNQQDHNLQRELYSTLLFRKGKPSTFLNPQNESFSGIIEGVSTHGKLIINTEKGLQEFDLKSIQLMY; translated from the coding sequence ATGCAGATAATCAAACTCAATGCCATTGATTCAACAAATGTATATTTACGTGGCTTGGTGTCCGAAATACCTTTGGAGGACTTCGCTGTGGTTACTGCTGAATATCAATCAAATGGGCGAGGGCAAAGAGCGACTAAATGGGAATCGGAAAAGAGTAAAAACCTGATAATCAGTATTTTAAAAAAAGACATTAGGCTAAAACTTGAAAATCAGTTTATGCTTAATATTATTGTTTCACTTGCTGTTCACAAAACCTTAAAAGCACTTCAAATTCCCAATCTTTCCATCAAATGGCCAAACGACATTTTGTCACGTCAAAACAAAATTGGCGGGATTCTTATTGATTTAGTGACCAAAAAAAATAAAATTGACCATGCCATCATCGGAATTGGCCTCAATGTAAATCAAATTGAATTTGAGCAACTGCCCAAAGCAGCTTCTTTGAAAAAAATAACAGGGATAAATTACGACCTTAATGAGTTGTTACATTATTTAGTTGATAATTTGAAGTATTATTTCAACCAACAAGACCACAATTTACAACGAGAATTATATTCGACTCTATTATTCAGAAAAGGGAAGCCCTCTACTTTTTTGAATCCACAAAACGAGTCATTTTCAGGCATAATTGAAGGGGTCTCCACACATGGCAAATTGATAATTAATACCGAAAAGGGACTACAAGAATTTGATTTAAAGTCAATACAATTGATGTACTAG